The nucleotide window CGCCTGTGCCCGGAGCTCATCGTCCTGCGCCCGAATTTTGAGCAGTATCTGAAATACTCTAAGCTGACGCGGGATATTTATGCCCGCTTTACCGATAAAGTCGAGCCGTTCGGCATGGACGAGTGCTGGCTCGACCTGACGGGCTGCCGGGCTTCCTCCGGCGCGGAAACAGCCGAAACGATCCGCCGGACCGTCTCGACGGAACTGGGGATGACGGTGAGCATCGGCGTGTCGTTTAATAAAATCTTCGCCAAGCTCGGTAGCGACATGAAGAAGCCGGACGCCGTTACAGTGATCGGCCAAGAGGATTTCAAGGAAAAAGTTTGGCCGCTCCCGGCCTCGGAACTCATCTATGTCGGCCGGGCGACGACAAAAAAGCTCGCCGCCTACGGTATCCGCACGATTGGGGACATCGCCGGTGCCTCGCCGGACTTTTTAAAGCGCCTGCTTGGCGTTAACGGTGTGGCGCTCTGGACGTATGCCACAGGAAGTGACACGTCCCGCGTGATGCACGAAGACTTCGAGGTACCCATTAAATCTATCGGGCACGGGATCACCTGCACGGAAGACCTTTTGAGTGGGGAGGAAGTCTTTCTCGTGATGCTGCAGCTTGTGCAGGACGTCGGACGCAAGCTGCGCACAAACGATTTTCTCGCCCGCGGCGTCCAGATTACCGTGAAGGACAATAATCTGGCGTGGCGGCAGTATCAGGCGCCGCTGGACGTGCCGACGCAGA belongs to Oscillospiraceae bacterium CM and includes:
- a CDS encoding DNA polymerase IV, with amino-acid sequence MLDPSLRGKAVAVCGSTEDRHGIVLAKSEKAKKAGIKTGMVNWEAKRLCPELIVLRPNFEQYLKYSKLTRDIYARFTDKVEPFGMDECWLDLTGCRASSGAETAETIRRTVSTELGMTVSIGVSFNKIFAKLGSDMKKPDAVTVIGQEDFKEKVWPLPASELIYVGRATTKKLAAYGIRTIGDIAGASPDFLKRLLGVNGVALWTYATGSDTSRVMHEDFEVPIKSIGHGITCTEDLLSGEEVFLVMLQLVQDVGRKLRTNDFLARGVQITVKDNNLAWRQYQAPLDVPTQSPLELAQKGRWLFEKNYDWHLPVRAVTIRAINLIPRSQPVQLLLYDDPVRREKRERVEAAMYNIRERFGKGAIYAACLMENRKMPGLGVHEVNLPGMMYI